In one Pleomorphomonas sp. T1.2MG-36 genomic region, the following are encoded:
- a CDS encoding ABC transporter permease, translating into MARRAHLAAGFRRVLLAELRQIGARPGLMFMLAPFPLLLFVLLAAVFQLGLPRELPITVVDQDRSTLSRQMVRIVDATPEVAVTREEGTLSEGRQRLLSGEAYAVVLIPPRTERDVLAGRRPEVVLFYNNQYMTPGSLVARGVGGALGTVAAGISIEARVARGADVESATQSVTPVPVRQSALFNPSLEYVQFLLAAVMPTVLQIFIGASAALSFSRDRQGVAGLGKSLRLGGTLLKTTAGKMAPYTLAYLLVLWGADALLFGPMGARFGGSLAFHVAYGVAFVLASQMLGAAAALIARDTVSALAAVGVITGPAFGFTGITFPRLSMNGFSDIWADLLPVTHYLELRTDNILRGAPLDISMPAFGWLLSLALAYGGVTLLLLWLHGRPRSSVAKAVAR; encoded by the coding sequence ATGGCGCGAAGGGCCCACCTCGCGGCCGGCTTCCGACGGGTTCTTCTTGCCGAACTGCGGCAGATCGGTGCGCGGCCGGGCCTGATGTTCATGCTGGCGCCGTTCCCCCTGCTGCTGTTCGTGCTGCTGGCGGCGGTGTTTCAGCTCGGCCTGCCGCGCGAGCTGCCCATCACCGTCGTCGATCAGGATCGCTCGACGCTGTCGCGACAGATGGTCCGCATCGTCGATGCGACGCCGGAGGTGGCGGTCACGCGCGAGGAGGGCACGCTCAGCGAGGGGCGGCAACGGCTTCTCTCGGGTGAGGCCTATGCCGTGGTGCTGATACCGCCCCGCACCGAGCGCGACGTGCTGGCTGGCCGCCGGCCCGAGGTGGTGCTGTTCTACAACAACCAGTACATGACACCGGGCAGCCTCGTCGCGCGCGGGGTCGGCGGCGCTCTCGGCACGGTGGCGGCCGGCATTTCGATCGAGGCGCGCGTCGCCCGTGGCGCCGACGTGGAGAGCGCCACGCAGTCGGTGACGCCGGTGCCGGTGCGACAGAGCGCGCTGTTCAATCCGAGCCTCGAATACGTCCAGTTCCTGCTGGCGGCGGTGATGCCGACGGTGTTGCAGATCTTCATTGGGGCCAGCGCCGCGCTGTCCTTTTCCCGAGATCGTCAGGGCGTCGCCGGCCTCGGCAAGTCGCTCCGGCTCGGTGGTACCCTCTTGAAAACGACGGCGGGCAAGATGGCGCCCTATACGCTCGCCTATCTCCTCGTGCTCTGGGGCGCCGACGCCTTGCTGTTCGGCCCGATGGGCGCGCGCTTCGGTGGCAGTTTGGCCTTTCACGTCGCCTATGGCGTCGCCTTCGTGCTCGCCTCGCAGATGCTCGGCGCGGCGGCGGCGCTCATTGCCCGCGACACGGTCTCGGCGCTGGCGGCCGTCGGCGTCATCACGGGGCCGGCGTTCGGTTTCACGGGCATCACCTTTCCCCGTCTGTCCATGAACGGCTTTTCCGACATATGGGCCGACCTGCTGCCGGTGACGCACTATCTCGAACTGCGGACCGACAACATCCTGAGGGGAGCGCCGCTCGACATTTCGATGCCGGCCTTCGGCTGGCTGCTATCGCTGGCGCTCGCCTATGGCGGAGTGACGCTGCTTCTCCTGTGGCTCCACGGCCGTCCCCGGTCGTCCGTCGCCAAGGCGGTGGCCCGATGA
- a CDS encoding HlyD family secretion protein translates to MRSLSAWRPLVIAGLAAAGLGLSVIWAVDHPEPLMLQGEVEATRVDLAARVAGRVVRTPVDIGDRVAAGDLVIELDSPALRAGLDTSKAALAVANSNRDLAFSTRQEMIDARRAEREKAEADVLLAQKTYDRVSQLQERSFASEQVLDEVSNKLNAAFKARAAAEANLQLAIKGNSPEQKAVAVAQVEQAAAAVAQIETDLAELTVKAPMAGEVTARTAEIGELFGAGTPLLSIVDIDNAWFTFNVREDLLNGLAVGDILKVRVPALGGREIETRVTVINAQGSYANWRATKATGDFDLRTFEVRARPEEAIEGLRPGMSGLIDWSGPRLMDR, encoded by the coding sequence ATGAGATCGTTGTCCGCTTGGCGCCCCCTCGTTATCGCCGGCCTGGCTGCGGCCGGCCTCGGTCTTTCCGTCATCTGGGCGGTCGATCATCCTGAGCCGCTGATGCTGCAAGGCGAGGTGGAGGCGACCCGCGTCGACCTCGCCGCGCGTGTTGCCGGCCGCGTCGTCAGGACGCCGGTCGATATCGGCGATCGGGTCGCCGCCGGCGATCTGGTGATCGAGCTCGACAGTCCGGCGCTCAGGGCCGGGCTCGACACGTCGAAGGCTGCGCTCGCGGTGGCCAACTCCAACCGCGACCTCGCTTTTTCGACGCGGCAGGAAATGATCGACGCCCGCCGGGCCGAACGGGAAAAGGCAGAGGCCGACGTGCTGCTGGCGCAGAAGACTTACGACCGCGTCAGCCAGTTGCAGGAGCGGTCTTTCGCCTCCGAGCAGGTGCTCGACGAAGTCTCCAACAAGCTCAATGCCGCGTTCAAGGCGCGTGCCGCCGCCGAGGCCAATCTTCAGCTCGCGATCAAGGGCAACAGCCCCGAGCAGAAGGCGGTCGCCGTGGCGCAGGTCGAACAGGCCGCGGCTGCCGTCGCCCAGATCGAGACGGACCTTGCCGAACTCACGGTGAAGGCGCCGATGGCCGGCGAGGTGACGGCGCGGACCGCCGAAATCGGCGAACTGTTCGGCGCCGGCACGCCGCTTCTTTCGATCGTCGACATCGACAACGCCTGGTTCACCTTCAACGTCCGGGAAGATCTGCTGAATGGCCTTGCCGTCGGCGACATCCTGAAGGTGCGGGTGCCCGCGTTGGGCGGACGCGAAATCGAAACTCGCGTGACGGTCATTAACGCTCAGGGGTCCTATGCCAATTGGCGCGCCACCAAGGCGACCGGCGATTTCGATCTGCGCACCTTCGAAGTGCGGGCTCGGCCCGAAGAGGCGATCGAGGGCCTGCGCCCCGGCATGAGCGGACTGATCGACTGGTCCGGTCCCCGGCTCATGGATCGCTGA
- a CDS encoding TetR/AcrR family transcriptional regulator: MVDSTQPQTRGPGRPPVRSEDETRALIIAAAAKAFLETGYVRTGIDTIARDAGVSTRTLYRLFNAKEDLLKEAMEARIDAAIGGLDAARLARVDPRSSLEALLTNYADLALSDEAVRLTRLIAGERQEVPALADSYRQATARITKAFETWVRDHQTSGFLRDGDVETVAHLLRGTINEAQRQILLGLRDPFTPAERQSWVKASIALFLDGFAA, encoded by the coding sequence ATGGTCGACAGTACTCAGCCCCAAACGCGCGGCCCCGGCCGACCGCCGGTCAGAAGCGAGGACGAGACGCGCGCCCTGATCATCGCGGCGGCGGCGAAGGCCTTTCTGGAAACGGGCTACGTTCGCACGGGCATAGACACCATCGCCCGCGATGCCGGCGTGTCGACGCGAACGCTCTACCGCCTGTTCAACGCCAAGGAAGATCTCCTGAAGGAGGCGATGGAGGCGCGAATCGACGCCGCCATCGGGGGGCTCGACGCGGCGCGCCTGGCAAGGGTCGACCCTCGTTCCAGCCTCGAAGCCCTGCTGACCAACTACGCCGATCTCGCATTGTCGGACGAGGCGGTACGGCTTACCCGTCTCATCGCCGGCGAGCGCCAGGAGGTGCCTGCGCTTGCCGACAGCTACCGGCAAGCCACGGCCCGCATCACCAAGGCATTCGAGACCTGGGTTCGCGACCACCAGACCAGCGGCTTTCTGCGAGACGGCGACGTCGAGACGGTGGCGCACCTCCTGCGCGGCACGATCAACGAGGCGCAACGACAGATCCTGCTGGGCCTCAGAGACCCATTCACCCCGGCCGAGCGGCAAAGCTGGGTGAAGGCGTCGATCGCGCTGTTCCTGGATGGGTTTGCGGCTTAG
- a CDS encoding ABC transporter ATP-binding protein has product MAGLKLESVRKSFGELAVIHSVDLDIDSGEFVVFVGPSGCGKSTLLRLIAGLEDTTSGRIEIDGEDVTETPPSQRGVAMVFQSYALYPHMTVAENMGFGLKINRAPKAEIARKVGEAARVLHLEELLDRKPKQLSGGQRQRVAIGRAIVRNPKVFLFDEPLSNLDAELRVQMRLEIARLHREVKATMIYVTHDQVEAMTLADKIVVLRSGRVEQVGRPIDLYADPDNLFVAGFIGSPKMNFLKGIVGGRADAGTEVRIPAFDLVLHLPIDADLAPGTAVLAGVRPEQFHQTAAHMIALPIEVLENLGGQTYAYGRASDGDQIIAEARFLPPGWRGATLDIGFDAASVLLFDPDTGLRIR; this is encoded by the coding sequence GTGGCTGGACTGAAACTGGAGAGCGTGCGCAAGAGCTTCGGCGAGCTCGCGGTGATCCACTCGGTCGATCTCGATATCGACAGCGGCGAGTTTGTCGTCTTCGTCGGTCCGTCGGGCTGCGGCAAGTCGACGCTGCTGCGCCTCATCGCCGGCCTGGAAGACACCACTTCGGGGCGCATCGAGATCGACGGCGAGGATGTCACCGAGACGCCGCCTTCGCAGCGCGGTGTCGCCATGGTGTTCCAGTCCTACGCCCTCTATCCCCACATGACGGTGGCGGAGAACATGGGCTTCGGCCTGAAGATCAATCGCGCACCCAAGGCCGAGATCGCCCGCAAGGTGGGAGAGGCGGCGCGGGTGCTGCACCTTGAGGAACTGCTCGACCGCAAGCCCAAGCAGCTTTCGGGCGGCCAGCGCCAGCGCGTCGCCATCGGCCGCGCCATCGTCCGCAACCCCAAGGTCTTCCTGTTCGACGAGCCGCTGTCCAATCTCGATGCCGAGCTGCGCGTTCAGATGCGCCTCGAAATCGCCCGCCTGCATCGCGAGGTGAAGGCGACCATGATCTACGTGACGCACGATCAGGTGGAGGCCATGACGCTGGCCGACAAGATCGTGGTGCTGAGGTCGGGCCGCGTCGAGCAGGTGGGTCGGCCGATCGACCTCTATGCCGACCCCGACAATCTGTTCGTTGCCGGCTTCATCGGCTCACCGAAGATGAACTTCCTGAAAGGCATCGTCGGCGGTCGGGCCGATGCCGGCACAGAAGTCCGCATTCCCGCCTTCGATCTGGTGCTGCATCTGCCCATCGACGCCGACCTCGCGCCGGGCACGGCGGTGCTGGCCGGCGTACGCCCCGAGCAGTTCCACCAGACGGCCGCTCATATGATAGCTCTGCCGATCGAGGTGCTGGAGAACCTCGGCGGACAAACATACGCCTACGGCAGGGCGTCGGATGGCGATCAGATCATCGCCGAGGCGCGCTTCCTGCCACCCGGCTGGCGCGGCGCAACGCTCGATATCGGCTTCGATGCCGCGAGCGTTCTGCTGTTCGACCCGGATACGGGATTGCGAATCCGCTGA
- a CDS encoding family 78 glycoside hydrolase catalytic domain, with protein MGSSPRATVGASNAGQGHVWKAQMIRPLSDAGVGTRQPFLRKTFQAKGGGRALLRISALGLYRAFINGKRVGDDLLTPGWTSYYDRLSYQTYDVGPMLVDGDNVIDIWLGDGWYRSQMMWAHEHALFNTWGDRIAAIAEIEADGETILATDASWSSGLTPVLKSGIYFGETYDARLEGAAADQGSVPHEDFDPSVLVAHEVNGVKELDLLRPVSSFTDAEGRTIYDFGQNAAAYVALTVTGEAGATVLVEHSEILDKGEFCNTNLRSAPCLVTYVLKGKGQESYRPIFTFQGFRFARVTVTGKAEIVDIASVPISSAVTRTGWLTTGHPLVNRLVENSVWSQRSNFVDVPTDCPQRDERLGWTGDAQVFAATACYLHDSHDFFVKWLRDVMADQRADGEIAHVVPDPTRGHEDRYVGFYGSTGWGDAISIVPHALYSHYGDLDILRETLPAMIRWNDFVWSISNGPIVRPPRPWGARGFTFGDWLQPKGPSEKPLPTIGDDAAATIYLFIAAKLTAKIAGFVGDKATEKRLSDRAAVVKAAFAHEFITPSGRLAYDDQTSYALAFLHDLIPEDKRSAAKDYFKATIARAGGRIGTGFIGTPALLPALIKIGEPDLAGALFLQEEVPGWLYQVKNGATTIWERWDAIQADGSVFDPSMNSYNHYAYGAVCQWLFEEVAGLRPDEDEPGFRHILFEPAIIPALSPVAAIHHSAAGRIEAGWRVDDGTVIWETVVPDGARGTLIVPAGARNVILDGKPVDPATEESKQRLAVGSGRHVITFAVAH; from the coding sequence ATGGGATCGAGCCCTCGTGCAACCGTCGGCGCGTCGAACGCCGGCCAAGGGCATGTCTGGAAGGCGCAGATGATCCGCCCGCTTTCCGACGCCGGTGTCGGCACGCGGCAGCCGTTCCTGCGCAAGACGTTTCAGGCGAAAGGTGGTGGCCGGGCGCTTCTCAGGATCAGCGCGCTTGGGCTTTATCGCGCCTTCATCAACGGCAAGCGCGTCGGTGACGACCTGCTGACGCCGGGCTGGACCTCCTACTACGATCGCCTCAGCTATCAGACCTACGACGTCGGCCCGATGCTGGTCGACGGCGACAACGTCATCGACATCTGGCTGGGCGATGGCTGGTATCGCTCGCAGATGATGTGGGCACACGAGCACGCCCTCTTCAACACCTGGGGCGATCGCATCGCCGCCATCGCCGAGATCGAAGCGGACGGGGAAACGATCCTCGCCACCGACGCGAGCTGGTCGAGCGGGCTCACGCCCGTGCTGAAATCCGGCATCTACTTCGGCGAGACCTACGATGCCCGTCTCGAAGGCGCCGCTGCCGATCAGGGCAGCGTGCCGCACGAGGACTTCGATCCGTCCGTGCTGGTCGCCCACGAGGTCAACGGCGTCAAGGAACTCGATCTGTTGCGGCCGGTCTCGTCCTTCACGGATGCCGAGGGACGCACGATCTACGACTTCGGCCAGAACGCCGCCGCCTATGTCGCCCTGACCGTGACGGGCGAAGCCGGCGCGACGGTGTTGGTCGAGCACTCGGAAATCCTCGACAAGGGCGAGTTCTGCAACACCAACCTGCGTTCGGCACCCTGCCTCGTCACCTACGTGCTGAAGGGCAAGGGACAGGAAAGCTATCGACCGATCTTCACCTTCCAGGGCTTCCGCTTCGCGCGGGTGACGGTGACCGGCAAGGCGGAGATCGTCGATATCGCCTCGGTGCCGATCTCGTCGGCGGTGACGCGGACCGGCTGGCTGACCACAGGTCACCCGCTGGTCAATCGCCTTGTCGAAAACTCGGTCTGGTCGCAGCGCTCCAACTTCGTCGACGTGCCGACCGACTGTCCGCAGCGTGACGAGCGCCTCGGATGGACCGGCGACGCGCAGGTGTTCGCCGCCACGGCCTGCTATCTGCACGACAGCCACGACTTCTTCGTCAAGTGGCTGCGCGACGTGATGGCCGACCAGCGGGCGGATGGCGAGATCGCCCATGTGGTTCCCGACCCGACACGCGGGCACGAGGATCGCTACGTCGGCTTCTATGGCTCGACCGGTTGGGGCGACGCCATATCGATCGTGCCGCATGCGCTCTACAGCCACTATGGCGACCTCGACATCCTCCGCGAGACGCTTCCGGCGATGATCCGTTGGAACGACTTCGTCTGGTCGATCAGCAACGGCCCGATCGTCCGGCCGCCACGCCCCTGGGGAGCGCGCGGCTTTACCTTCGGCGATTGGCTGCAGCCGAAAGGCCCCAGCGAGAAACCGCTGCCGACCATCGGCGACGACGCGGCAGCCACCATCTATCTCTTCATCGCGGCCAAGCTGACGGCGAAGATCGCCGGCTTCGTTGGCGACAAGGCGACCGAAAAGCGCTTGTCGGACCGGGCCGCGGTGGTGAAGGCGGCCTTCGCCCACGAGTTCATCACACCGTCCGGCCGCCTCGCCTACGACGACCAGACGTCCTATGCCCTCGCCTTCCTGCACGACCTCATTCCCGAGGACAAGCGCTCGGCGGCAAAGGACTATTTCAAGGCGACCATCGCCCGGGCGGGCGGGCGCATCGGCACCGGATTCATCGGCACCCCCGCCCTGTTGCCCGCGCTGATCAAGATCGGCGAGCCGGACCTTGCCGGGGCGCTCTTCCTGCAGGAGGAAGTGCCCGGCTGGCTCTATCAGGTGAAAAACGGCGCCACGACCATCTGGGAGCGCTGGGACGCCATCCAGGCGGACGGCTCGGTGTTCGATCCGTCGATGAACTCGTACAACCACTATGCCTATGGCGCGGTGTGCCAGTGGCTGTTCGAGGAGGTGGCCGGCCTCAGGCCCGACGAAGACGAACCGGGCTTCCGGCACATCCTGTTCGAGCCGGCGATCATTCCGGCGCTATCGCCGGTGGCAGCCATCCACCATTCGGCAGCAGGCCGGATCGAAGCGGGCTGGCGCGTCGACGACGGCACCGTCATCTGGGAGACCGTCGTCCCCGACGGGGCGCGCGGCACCCTGATCGTGCCCGCCGGCGCCCGGAACGTCATCCTCGACGGCAAGCCGGTCGACCCGGCCACCGAAGAAAGCAAGCAGCGTCTCGCCGTGGGAAGCGGGCGCCACGTCATCACGTTTGCCGTCGCCCACTGA
- a CDS encoding ABC transporter substrate-binding protein, which translates to MIFAISRRLLVTAAAGSALALSFAFPASAEVKLTFLVDNAPATVKASEALAAAFHAKNPEIAVEVESRPGGGEGDNIVKTRLATGEMTDVFMYNTGSLFHALNPQQNMLDLTDEAYQSDIMDTFKSVVSENGKIYGSPFRTTMGGGVLYNKKIYAELGLSVPKTWADFMKNNAVIKEKTKAAPVIQTFKDTWTSQLFFLGDFYNVLQAAPTFPDDFTANKAKFATTPAAMKGFEHQEEVFKAGYLNEDFGSASYDDGLRMVSKGEGVHYPMLTFAIGNLFENYKENLDDVGFFALPGDDAANNGLTVWVGEGVYAYSQTEHPEEAKKFIAFVASKDGCDVQTEAIGALGPYMTKSCTLPDDVPSPTKDLVSYFAEGSKNAPALEFLSPVKGPALEQITVEIGSGIRSPLDGAKLYDDDVRKQALQLGLPGWE; encoded by the coding sequence ATGATCTTTGCGATTTCCCGCCGTCTTCTGGTGACGGCCGCGGCCGGTAGCGCGCTTGCGCTATCGTTTGCATTCCCGGCGTCGGCGGAGGTGAAGCTGACCTTCCTCGTCGACAACGCTCCGGCGACCGTCAAGGCGTCCGAAGCGCTGGCCGCCGCCTTCCACGCCAAGAACCCTGAGATCGCCGTCGAGGTCGAATCCCGCCCCGGCGGCGGCGAGGGCGACAACATCGTCAAGACGCGGCTCGCCACCGGCGAGATGACCGACGTCTTCATGTACAACACCGGCTCGCTGTTCCACGCGCTCAACCCGCAGCAGAACATGCTCGACCTCACCGACGAAGCCTATCAGTCCGACATCATGGACACCTTCAAGTCGGTGGTCAGCGAGAACGGCAAGATCTACGGCTCTCCCTTCCGGACAACGATGGGCGGCGGCGTTCTCTACAACAAGAAAATCTATGCCGAGCTTGGCCTGTCCGTTCCCAAGACGTGGGCCGACTTCATGAAGAACAATGCCGTCATCAAGGAAAAGACCAAGGCGGCTCCGGTGATCCAGACGTTCAAGGATACCTGGACCTCGCAGCTGTTCTTCCTGGGCGACTTCTACAACGTGCTGCAAGCGGCGCCGACCTTCCCGGACGACTTCACGGCCAACAAGGCGAAGTTCGCCACCACACCGGCCGCCATGAAGGGTTTCGAGCATCAGGAAGAGGTGTTCAAGGCTGGATATCTCAACGAGGACTTCGGCTCGGCAAGCTATGACGACGGCCTTCGCATGGTGTCGAAAGGTGAAGGCGTCCACTACCCGATGCTGACCTTCGCCATCGGCAATCTGTTCGAGAACTACAAGGAGAACCTCGATGACGTCGGCTTCTTCGCCCTGCCTGGCGACGATGCAGCCAACAACGGGCTGACCGTCTGGGTCGGAGAAGGCGTTTACGCCTACTCGCAGACCGAGCACCCGGAAGAGGCCAAGAAGTTCATCGCCTTCGTCGCCAGCAAGGACGGCTGCGACGTGCAGACAGAAGCGATCGGGGCCTTGGGGCCGTACATGACCAAGTCCTGCACGCTACCGGACGACGTTCCATCCCCGACCAAGGATCTCGTCAGCTACTTTGCCGAAGGCAGCAAGAATGCGCCGGCGCTCGAGTTCCTGTCGCCGGTCAAGGGGCCGGCGCTCGAGCAGATCACCGTCGAAATCGGCTCGGGTATCCGCTCGCCGCTCGACGGCGCCAAGCTCTATGACGACGACGTGCGCAAGCAGGCGCTGCAACTTGGCCTGCCCGGCTGGGAATGA
- a CDS encoding carbohydrate ABC transporter permease: protein MTRHGIKGTRRSLAAAYPSWFYLPAAIIFGVLFLVPTFASLFFSLTRWTLFQYSFIGLDNFRQFFSEPFLVWGLVNTLIYAVVTSGSKVVLGMLLGILLTSNVMMRDLLRAVVFFPVLVSTIGVGITFTMLMHPTNGLINDIIAVFGLKGPAWLTDPRYALLSVAFVDVWKGVGLATVIYIAGIVSIPAEYYEAAKMDGANALQRFWNVTLPLARPATVTVIILSLIGGLRSFDLIWAMTKGGPGFTTDVVASVIYKQYQAGFYGLSTAGNVVLFVLVAAIVVPLSFVLNRKEVEA from the coding sequence ATGACACGTCACGGAATAAAAGGCACCCGCCGCTCGCTCGCGGCGGCCTATCCGAGCTGGTTCTATCTGCCGGCCGCCATCATCTTCGGCGTCCTGTTCCTGGTTCCGACCTTCGCCTCGCTGTTCTTCAGCCTGACCCGCTGGACGCTGTTCCAGTATTCCTTCATCGGGCTCGACAATTTCCGGCAGTTCTTCAGCGAACCCTTCCTGGTCTGGGGGCTTGTCAACACGCTGATTTATGCCGTCGTCACCTCGGGGTCGAAGGTGGTGCTCGGCATGCTCCTCGGCATCCTGCTGACGTCCAACGTCATGATGCGCGACCTCCTGCGCGCCGTGGTGTTCTTCCCGGTTCTGGTCTCGACCATCGGCGTCGGCATCACCTTCACCATGCTGATGCATCCGACCAACGGCCTCATCAACGACATCATCGCCGTCTTCGGCCTGAAGGGGCCGGCGTGGCTGACCGATCCGCGCTACGCCTTGCTCTCGGTCGCCTTCGTCGATGTCTGGAAGGGCGTCGGTCTCGCCACCGTCATCTACATCGCCGGCATCGTCTCCATTCCGGCCGAGTATTACGAAGCAGCCAAGATGGATGGCGCCAACGCGCTGCAGCGCTTCTGGAACGTGACGCTGCCGCTCGCCCGTCCGGCCACCGTCACGGTGATCATCCTCAGCCTGATCGGCGGCCTCAGGTCCTTCGACCTGATCTGGGCGATGACCAAGGGCGGGCCGGGGTTCACCACCGACGTCGTGGCGTCGGTCATCTACAAGCAGTATCAGGCCGGCTTCTACGGCCTCTCCACTGCTGGCAACGTCGTGCTGTTCGTGCTGGTGGCGGCCATCGTCGTGCCCTTGTCCTTCGTCCTCAACCGCAAGGAGGTCGAGGCATGA
- a CDS encoding carbohydrate ABC transporter permease, with protein MTARKLRYYATGILSLAAAFAVFVVPFLFILVNALKDKPEASQLHFSWPTQTHFWDNLVAVVQARDYMLITAFVNSIILTVVAVTGLVVFGAMVGFVLQRRPSRWSGLINFMVLAGLIMPPAVVPTIWLLQWLGLFKTLSGLILIEIAYSLSFSVLLFRAFIATIPRELDEAAILEGAGPFTLFFRIVLPLLKPVAVTVIVVQSVAIFNDFTNPLYYLPGAKNATVQLTLFNFQSMFNTSYNLLFMNILIITIPPLIMFLFFNRQIVEGMTAGAVKG; from the coding sequence ATGACCGCCAGGAAGCTGAGATACTACGCGACCGGCATTCTGTCGCTCGCCGCCGCCTTCGCGGTGTTCGTCGTGCCCTTCCTGTTCATCCTCGTCAACGCGCTGAAGGACAAGCCGGAAGCCTCGCAGCTGCACTTCTCCTGGCCCACCCAGACACACTTCTGGGACAACCTGGTCGCCGTAGTGCAGGCGCGCGACTACATGCTGATCACAGCCTTCGTCAATTCGATCATCCTGACCGTCGTGGCCGTAACCGGGCTCGTCGTGTTCGGCGCCATGGTTGGCTTCGTGTTGCAGCGACGACCATCGCGCTGGAGCGGCCTCATCAACTTCATGGTGCTGGCCGGCCTGATCATGCCGCCGGCCGTGGTGCCGACGATCTGGCTGCTGCAATGGCTGGGCCTGTTCAAGACGCTGTCGGGGCTGATCCTGATCGAGATCGCCTACAGCCTGTCCTTCTCGGTGCTGCTGTTCCGGGCCTTCATCGCCACCATCCCCCGCGAACTCGACGAAGCGGCGATCCTTGAAGGGGCCGGGCCGTTCACGCTGTTCTTCCGCATCGTGCTGCCGCTTCTGAAGCCCGTGGCGGTGACGGTGATCGTCGTGCAATCGGTGGCGATCTTCAACGACTTCACCAACCCGCTCTACTATCTGCCGGGAGCCAAGAACGCCACGGTGCAGCTGACGTTGTTCAACTTCCAGAGCATGTTCAATACGTCGTATAATCTTCTCTTCATGAACATCCTGATCATCACCATTCCGCCACTGATCATGTTCCTGTTCTTCAACCGCCAGATCGTTGAGGGCATGACGGCCGGCGCCGTGAAGGGATGA
- a CDS encoding LacI family DNA-binding transcriptional regulator, which translates to MKRATIKDVAEAAGVSRAAVSKVLRNAYGLSDDMRTRVEAAMTALSYRPQTAARGLRGRTYTLGVVLPDMRNPFFPDILDGVISTLRSTSYEPLIGFRPSAEASEKHAIDTMLDHKIDGFLMVAPRLEESYLTTVATSVPTVMIGRHDRDCGYDTVNNDDRVGARLAVEHLISLGHRDIAYFGLEPTSAAPNNSTNLRLSGYRDTMTAHGLTDNMSIFEGTHFRGERYDEEVAQRILVAPRRPTAVFCWTDSVAFTLMAEALKLGIRIPEDLSVIGYDNSRLAELPQLSLTSIDQSGHLLGSEAMKLLIERIEGRRTDRHIILPPRLDVKGSTGPAPVSA; encoded by the coding sequence ATGAAGCGCGCGACGATCAAGGATGTGGCGGAGGCGGCCGGCGTGTCGCGCGCCGCCGTCTCCAAGGTGCTGCGCAACGCCTACGGCCTGTCTGACGACATGCGGACCCGCGTCGAGGCGGCAATGACCGCGCTCAGCTATCGTCCGCAGACGGCGGCGCGCGGCCTCAGGGGCCGGACCTACACCCTTGGCGTCGTGCTGCCGGACATGCGCAATCCGTTCTTCCCCGACATCCTCGACGGTGTGATCTCGACGCTCAGGAGCACCAGCTACGAGCCGCTGATCGGCTTTCGTCCCTCGGCCGAAGCCAGCGAGAAACACGCCATCGACACCATGCTCGATCACAAGATCGACGGGTTCCTGATGGTCGCGCCGCGCCTCGAGGAGTCCTATCTCACCACCGTCGCCACCTCGGTGCCGACCGTGATGATCGGCCGCCACGATCGGGACTGCGGCTATGACACCGTCAACAACGACGATCGCGTCGGCGCTCGGCTTGCCGTCGAGCACCTGATATCGCTCGGCCATCGCGACATCGCCTATTTCGGCCTCGAACCGACATCTGCCGCCCCCAACAATTCGACGAACCTGCGTTTGTCAGGCTATCGGGACACCATGACGGCTCATGGCCTGACCGACAACATGTCGATTTTCGAGGGCACACATTTCCGCGGCGAGCGTTATGACGAGGAGGTGGCCCAACGCATTCTGGTCGCCCCCCGGCGTCCGACCGCCGTCTTTTGCTGGACGGACTCCGTCGCGTTCACCCTGATGGCCGAAGCGCTGAAGCTCGGCATCCGGATACCGGAAGACCTCTCCGTGATCGGATACGACAACTCGCGCCTCGCCGAGCTGCCGCAGCTGTCGCTGACGTCGATCGATCAGTCGGGGCACCTGCTCGGCAGCGAGGCGATGAAGCTGCTGATCGAGCGCATCGAAGGGCGCCGGACCGACCGGCACATCATCCTGCCGCCCCGCCTCGACGTGAAGGGCTCAACCGGTCCGGCTCCAGTAAGCGCCTGA
- the rhaM gene encoding L-rhamnose mutarotase, with translation MIRKAFVMWVNPDAHAEYKRRHDEIWPELAAVLKAHGAHNYAIYLDPKTSTLFATVDIESEERWDAVASTDVCQRWWTYMADIMPSNPDNSPKSADLRKVFFLA, from the coding sequence ATGATCAGAAAAGCCTTCGTCATGTGGGTCAATCCGGACGCCCACGCCGAGTACAAGCGTCGCCATGACGAGATCTGGCCGGAGCTGGCCGCGGTGCTCAAGGCGCATGGAGCGCACAACTACGCCATCTACCTGGACCCGAAGACATCGACGCTGTTTGCCACCGTGGACATCGAGTCCGAGGAGCGCTGGGATGCCGTCGCCTCGACGGACGTGTGCCAGAGGTGGTGGACGTACATGGCCGACATCATGCCGTCCAATCCGGACAACAGCCCGAAGTCGGCGGACCTTCGCAAGGTGTTCTTCCTCGCGTGA